A genomic stretch from Arachis stenosperma cultivar V10309 chromosome 3, arast.V10309.gnm1.PFL2, whole genome shotgun sequence includes:
- the LOC130970414 gene encoding protein FREE1 has product MSSDSEFTIHNSQSNNIPYSNSASYHQNCNPRVISSSPCCIQSESAMHQGDYTSAPYYQFPHLQNPNPNPSNLYASAPPVTPDYTQYATAATTTTTTTTYSPYPPNPEPLPPPSTAAPTAPSYPPTSVNLPSFNSTFNSHPSYHQPPSQNQPYFPPYDQHQTTPNYAPPPTSSIPSESNPSSSYSSLYNSAPYTHAGASVPPVPSYDSPYQNPVKADHGSAYFDDFGGLNRSRSELGSVSSYDEGYGDGVYAYEGGKVEPYGARGTAPKSSTWSSTTFDDYGRSISFPSQNESSSVSSKIVKAVPTADAQEDGKTGVQKFRVKLLAESGGQSATDVLCQIGLDGIRMLDPNTSRTLRIYPLENITGCDRLDSSTFAFWSKSPVDIEPRRIRLQSNSYTINTLLDTVIAATIQFKEMNGSSRRPPEALKANEQPTERKKGFGDWMNLIKPANEEKDHWVPDEAVSKCKDCQTDFGAFNRKHHCRNCGDIFCDKCTQGRIALTADANAQPVRVCDRCMAEVTQRLSSAKESSSKPVLQSHEDLARKLQEELQRNQKTSGSTSGGSGRRTREVACPICTVHLQVQVPSSGSETIECGVCQHPFLVSAH; this is encoded by the exons ATGTCCTCTGATTCTGAATTCACAATTCACAATTCCCAATCCAACAATATTCCTTACTCCAATTCTGCATCATATCATCAAAACTGCAACCCTAGGGTGATCTCTTCTTCGCCGTGCTGCATACAATCAGAATCAGCAATGCATCAAGGAGATTACACCTCCGCTCCATATTATCAATTCCCACACCTCCAAAACCCTAATCCCAACCCCTCCAATCTATACGCTTCCGCACCCCCCGTCACACCCGATTACACCCAATACGCCACCgccgccaccaccaccaccaccaccaccacgtATTCCCCGTACCCCCCAAACCCCGAGCCTCTTCCACCACCCTCCACCGCCGCTCCCACCGCTCCTTCCTACCCTCCAACCTCCGTTAACCTCCCCTCATTCAATTCCACCTTCAATTCTCACCCTTCGTACCATCAACCACCTTCGCAGAACCAGCCCTATTTCCCGCCCTATGATCAGCATCAAACCACTCCGAATTACGCCCCTCCTCCAACCTCCTCAATTCCCTCCGAGTCCAATCCCAGTTCCTCGTACTCCTCTTTGTACAATTCGGCACCGTACACTCACGCCGGAGCTTCCGTTCCTCCGGTTCCCTCATACGATAGCCCCTACCAGAATCCAGTGAAAGCCGATCACGGCAGTGCATATTTTGACGATTTCGGAGGCCTTAATCGGAGCCGTTCAGAATTGGGATCAGTTTCGAGCTACGATGAAGGCTATGGTGATGGTGTGTATGCTTATGAAGGGGGCAAGGTGGAGCCCTACGGTGCGCGTGGCACAGCTCCTAAATCTTCGACGTGGTCCTCAACCACGTTCGATGATTATGGAAGGTCCATCAGTTTTCCCTCTCAGAATGAATCTTCTTCTGTCTCAAGTAAGATCGTGAAAGCGGTGCCAACAGCTGATGCCCAAGAAGATGGAAAAACTGGGGTGCAAAAGTTCAGGGTCAAGTTGCTGGCAGAAAGTGGTGGCCAGAGCGCTACAGATGTTCTATGCCAG ATTGGTTTGGATGGAATCCGCATGCTAGATCCAAATACAAGTCGGACATTGAGAATATATCCACTTGAGAACATAACAGGATGTGAT AGACTTGACTCATCTACCTTTGCATTTTGGTCAAAGAGCCCAGTGGACATTGAACCAAGACGAATCAGATTGCAATCCAATAGCTACACTATAAACACACTTTTGGATACAGTGATTGCTGCAACCATACAG TTCAAGGAAATGAATGGAAGCAGCAGGAGGCCTCCTGAGGCATTGAAAGCAAATGAACAGCCTacagaaagaaagaaaggcTTTGGCGATTGGATGAATCTGATAAAGCCTGCCAATGAAGAGAAGGATCACTGG GTCCCAGATGAAGCAGTTTCAAAATGCAAAGATTGTCAGACTGATTTTGGGGCTTTTAATCGCAAG CATCATTGTAGGAACTGTGGTGATATTTTCTGTGACAAATGTACACAAGGTAGAATTGCTTTAACTGCCGATGCGAATGCTCAGCCAGTACGAGTTTGTGATAGATGCATG GCGGAAGTGACCCAAAGGCTGAGTAGTGCTAAAGAGTCATCAAGTAAACCCGTGTTACAGAGTCATGAGGATCTTGCCAGGAAGCTTCAG GAGGAGCTGCAGAGAAACCAAAAGACATCAG GTTCGACCTCTGGAGGATCTGGAAGACGGACAAGGGAAGTTGCATGTCCCATTTGCACTGTCCATCTGCAG GTTCAGGTGCCAAGCTCAGGTTCAGAAACCATTGAATGTGGAGTTTGCCAACACCCATTTCTTGTGAGTGCGCATTGA